The Candidatus Koribacter versatilis Ellin345 genome has a segment encoding these proteins:
- a CDS encoding HlyD family secretion protein — translation MKKRIFTIGAAILVTASTATVIWGHSARQARESVVQKNTADWIVAGAGRVEPESEDIKLGAELSGKLKSVYVEEGDRVKQGQLLAELENADYHAQVASAQAEVHETEAQLRKVVNGARREERREALSTVEQARAVMNNSESEMLRRQKLYEAGVISREEAEQYAKEYDVAKAKFQEVSEHHKLVDETAREEDRDIATANLLAARARLEQAQAMLAKTFVRSPIEGTVLRKHHRLGESVSNGSTVPDPIVTIGATERLRVRVDVDEADVSKLTVGQKAYVTADAYGDKRFRGHIVRIGQELGRKNVRTDEPTERVDMKILETMIELDGGDELPIGLRVNTFIVPKS, via the coding sequence ATGAAAAAGAGAATATTTACGATCGGCGCTGCAATCCTCGTTACCGCGTCCACCGCTACCGTCATTTGGGGCCACTCGGCGCGCCAAGCCCGCGAGAGCGTGGTTCAGAAGAACACCGCGGATTGGATCGTTGCCGGCGCCGGCCGCGTCGAGCCCGAGTCAGAAGACATTAAGCTCGGAGCCGAGTTGAGCGGAAAGCTCAAATCGGTCTACGTGGAAGAAGGCGATCGCGTGAAGCAAGGCCAACTCCTTGCTGAATTGGAGAACGCGGACTATCACGCGCAGGTTGCGTCCGCGCAGGCCGAGGTGCACGAGACGGAAGCGCAGCTTCGCAAAGTGGTGAACGGCGCTCGGCGCGAAGAGCGGCGTGAGGCGCTCTCCACCGTCGAGCAGGCGCGCGCGGTGATGAACAACTCCGAAAGCGAAATGCTGCGTCGCCAGAAGCTCTATGAAGCGGGAGTCATCTCGCGCGAAGAAGCCGAGCAGTATGCGAAGGAATACGACGTCGCCAAAGCGAAATTCCAGGAAGTCTCCGAGCACCACAAGCTGGTAGACGAAACCGCTCGCGAAGAAGATCGCGACATCGCGACGGCCAACTTGCTTGCGGCGCGAGCACGGCTGGAGCAGGCGCAAGCGATGTTGGCGAAGACGTTCGTTCGCTCTCCCATCGAAGGCACGGTGCTGCGTAAACATCATCGTCTCGGTGAAAGCGTTTCTAACGGTTCGACGGTCCCGGATCCCATCGTGACGATTGGAGCAACAGAACGGCTGCGCGTCCGCGTTGATGTGGACGAGGCCGATGTCAGCAAGCTTACGGTCGGGCAGAAAGCGTATGTGACCGCCGATGCGTATGGCGATAAACGCTTCCGGGGGCACATCGTGCGCATTGGCCAGGAGCTCGGACGCAAGAACGTTCGCACCGATGAGCCCACCGAGCGGGTAGACATGAAGATCCTCGAGACCATGATCGAACTCGATGGCGGAGACGAATTGCCAATCGGACTGCGCGTGAATACGTTTATCGTTCCGAAGAGCTAG
- a CDS encoding glycosyltransferase produces the protein MVIPAKNESRNLPGLLTSLSRQDYPQLARTKVFVADASSTDGTPEIARSFDAYLNVEVIAGGLPSVGRNAGAKLATTRYALFIDADIELEDPTLLRRATETMRRRNLHCLTTNIWCSNGRLSDHALYIGNNLVQYFASWTKPFATGMFMLFERAKFNELGGFNEKALYAEDYLLTKQVSPRRFGIVRGSVSTTNRRFQKMGHLKIVRMFLKTALNSWNESYFLRDHQYWKEA, from the coding sequence ATTGTTATCCCAGCGAAGAACGAGAGCCGGAACCTGCCGGGTCTCTTGACCTCTTTGAGCAGGCAGGATTATCCGCAGTTGGCGCGTACCAAAGTATTCGTTGCTGACGCCAGCTCAACTGACGGAACTCCCGAAATTGCTCGATCATTCGACGCTTATCTAAATGTCGAAGTAATTGCCGGCGGCCTGCCTTCGGTCGGTCGAAATGCAGGGGCAAAACTTGCCACGACCCGCTATGCGTTGTTTATTGACGCCGACATTGAGCTCGAAGATCCGACGCTGCTTCGTCGTGCGACGGAAACGATGCGGCGCCGAAACCTGCATTGCCTCACGACCAATATCTGGTGCTCGAACGGCCGGTTGAGCGACCATGCGCTGTATATCGGCAACAACCTCGTGCAATATTTCGCCTCGTGGACGAAGCCCTTCGCCACCGGAATGTTCATGCTCTTCGAGCGCGCAAAGTTCAACGAGCTTGGAGGGTTCAATGAGAAGGCCCTGTACGCGGAAGATTACCTGCTGACCAAACAGGTTTCTCCGCGCCGCTTCGGTATCGTGCGCGGATCGGTTTCAACAACGAACCGTCGCTTTCAGAAAATGGGCCATCTCAAGATCGTGCGCATGTTCCTGAAAACGGCGCTGAACAGCTGGAATGAAAGCTACTTCCTCCGCGATCATCAGTACTGGAAGGAAGCCTAA
- a CDS encoding ABC transporter ATP-binding protein, protein MQPVVSVRGVTKVFEEGTQQVPVLHGIDMDVYPGEFVLMMGPSGSGKTTLLSIMGCILRATSGSIRIAGTEVSKLTEKDLPAMRLQNIGFIFQGFNLFPTLTVGENVELSLDLKGVRGSAAKTEAKRLLAQVEMEHKYDSFPADLSGGQKQRVAVARALAGSPGLILADEPTAALDSHSGRNVMTILSTLAHEHGRAVVVVTHDHRVLEFADRIVHMEDGRIVPDDSKQEKQDSKVLWMPLIAGPQPSVGDVLSQGYSL, encoded by the coding sequence ATGCAGCCGGTAGTTTCAGTGCGTGGCGTGACGAAGGTCTTCGAAGAGGGAACGCAGCAAGTTCCCGTGCTTCACGGCATCGACATGGATGTGTATCCCGGTGAGTTCGTGCTGATGATGGGCCCCTCCGGAAGCGGCAAGACAACGCTGCTCTCCATCATGGGCTGCATTTTGCGCGCAACGTCAGGCAGCATCCGGATCGCAGGTACCGAAGTCTCAAAGCTGACGGAAAAAGATCTGCCGGCTATGAGATTGCAAAACATCGGCTTCATTTTTCAGGGGTTCAATCTCTTTCCGACTCTTACGGTCGGCGAGAACGTAGAACTCTCGCTCGACCTGAAGGGTGTGCGTGGTTCGGCGGCGAAAACGGAAGCGAAGCGCTTGTTGGCGCAGGTCGAGATGGAACATAAGTACGATTCGTTTCCCGCGGACCTGAGTGGAGGACAGAAGCAACGTGTTGCAGTGGCGCGCGCTTTGGCTGGATCGCCCGGATTGATTCTTGCCGACGAACCGACAGCCGCATTGGATTCGCACTCCGGCCGCAACGTGATGACGATTCTCTCCACCCTGGCGCACGAACATGGCCGCGCCGTGGTCGTCGTGACGCACGATCACCGTGTTCTCGAATTTGCGGATCGGATTGTGCACATGGAAGATGGGCGCATCGTTCCTGACGATTCGAAGCAGGAGAAGCAAGACTCGAAGGTGCTGTGGATGCCCTTGATCGCCGGGCCGCAACCCAGCGTCGGTGATGTGCTCTCGCAGGGCTATTCGCTTTAA
- a CDS encoding copper resistance CopC family protein has protein sequence MRLLVLVLLVWTAEFAWAHAVLVESSPAANAAVKGPDIAFNLRFNVRIDGDRSRLWLLSPDGNTAPLPIEKQPSPDRLQAHASGLKAGTYKLQWHVLASDGHMSKGEIPFTVN, from the coding sequence ATGAGGTTGCTTGTTTTAGTCCTGCTGGTTTGGACTGCTGAATTCGCTTGGGCCCACGCGGTTCTCGTGGAATCGAGTCCCGCGGCAAACGCGGCAGTGAAGGGGCCCGATATCGCTTTTAACCTTCGATTTAATGTTCGCATTGATGGCGACCGCTCGCGCTTGTGGCTTCTCTCTCCCGACGGCAACACGGCCCCGCTACCCATCGAAAAGCAGCCCAGCCCGGACCGACTGCAAGCACATGCGAGTGGATTGAAGGCTGGCACTTATAAGTTGCAGTGGCATGTGCTGGCTTCCGACGGCCATATGAGCAAGGGCGAGATCCCCTTTACCGTGAATTGA
- a CDS encoding glycoside hydrolase family 1 protein produces the protein MVSFPPGFQWGVSTSAHQFEGGNVHNQWHEWEARGRIRSGDKCGFACNWWHEAEEDLDRAHDLGLNVMRLSLEWSRLEPKPGKWDKAAARRYREIFKAVRSRGMRIFTSLHHFTHPLWFEYKGAFTSKEGPKLFNYFAERVITEFGDLCTDWVTFNEPNVYAAFGYMFGEFPPGRINDLQAGMAALIGAHRAHALAYDTIHRLQSDAGVGIAVNYVVFRAATASLSDRMLARVYDAAFNRSTLSFLKTGSMPGTMSVLAGRVPEAVGKIDFIGLNIYNRLHVRWPKAQDKAGGIFVPPDVPQGDHGVELPYGEAFPDGVIPAVEVYSELKKPIYILENGVPDRTDRIRPWVIVKTLQNISDLIQRGYDIRGYFHWSLVDNFEWNEGWKLRFGLFEVDPRTQKRSPRLSARLYRDIVTQNAISDATLEHFGKLPATKNGSSVAP, from the coding sequence ATGGTTTCCTTCCCGCCAGGCTTCCAGTGGGGTGTCTCGACATCGGCGCACCAATTCGAGGGCGGCAACGTGCACAATCAGTGGCACGAGTGGGAAGCGCGCGGTCGCATCCGCTCCGGAGACAAGTGCGGCTTCGCCTGCAACTGGTGGCACGAAGCAGAAGAAGATCTGGATCGGGCACACGACCTCGGATTGAACGTGATGCGCCTTTCGCTGGAATGGAGCCGCCTGGAACCTAAGCCGGGCAAGTGGGACAAAGCCGCTGCCCGTCGATACCGCGAGATCTTCAAGGCGGTCCGCTCGCGCGGAATGCGGATCTTCACTTCCCTGCACCACTTCACGCATCCGCTCTGGTTCGAGTACAAGGGCGCGTTCACCTCGAAGGAAGGGCCAAAGCTCTTTAACTACTTCGCCGAAAGAGTGATAACCGAATTCGGCGACCTCTGCACGGATTGGGTGACCTTCAATGAGCCGAACGTCTATGCGGCCTTCGGCTACATGTTCGGAGAGTTTCCTCCCGGCCGAATCAACGACCTCCAAGCTGGCATGGCCGCACTGATCGGCGCGCATCGCGCGCATGCGCTCGCTTACGACACGATCCACCGGCTGCAATCCGACGCAGGGGTTGGGATCGCAGTGAATTACGTGGTGTTCCGCGCCGCGACCGCTTCCCTATCGGACCGCATGCTGGCGCGGGTTTACGATGCTGCCTTCAACCGGTCGACACTGTCTTTCCTGAAGACCGGTTCGATGCCGGGAACGATGTCGGTGCTCGCAGGGCGCGTACCGGAGGCCGTAGGGAAGATCGATTTCATCGGATTGAATATCTACAACCGGCTGCATGTGCGCTGGCCAAAAGCGCAGGACAAGGCAGGCGGAATCTTTGTTCCTCCCGACGTTCCGCAGGGTGACCACGGCGTGGAACTGCCTTACGGCGAAGCCTTCCCCGACGGTGTCATTCCCGCGGTGGAAGTCTACTCGGAGCTGAAGAAGCCGATCTACATCCTGGAAAACGGAGTGCCCGACCGCACCGATCGGATTCGGCCGTGGGTGATCGTGAAGACGCTGCAGAACATCAGCGACCTGATCCAGCGGGGCTACGACATTCGCGGCTACTTCCACTGGAGCCTGGTGGACAACTTCGAGTGGAACGAAGGATGGAAGCTGCGTTTCGGATTGTTCGAAGTGGATCCGCGCACGCAGAAACGCTCACCCCGCCTGAGTGCGCGTTTGTATCGCGACATCGTGACACAGAACGCGATCAGCGATGCAACCCTCGAGCACTTTGGCAAACTACCCGCCACGAAGAACGGAAGCAGCGTCGCGCCTTAG
- a CDS encoding copper resistance D family protein: MILKLVDLFAFFSVLLRAGTLVFQSVLIGGVMFLLAVARSSPEINTDSVARVRTATWRLLRISAIGLAIVQLTYLYVDSSVLMATAEIGFAGVVGANFFISGAIVLTASVIAAFAASERNRFAPWLLPLLAITIMGASVMTNHAASRMEGRPLLIALSSLHELVTGFWIGGLPFLILGLVRARDTATQWQLTKNFSRLALLSVALLLLSGGFMSIIYIGSWRAVVGAAYGVMVLAKATMLGVLLLLGGVNYLLLRDATPEQGLPRLRRLIEAEVGIGITVILTAASLTSQPPAVDQPNETVSFHQIYQRLKPTVPRFKYQYISGLPSVGINASAKGAVIENRPQIYNVDGVPRTVHAINDAIESESNHHWMGLVVLAMGLLALFARTGKAQWAEYWPLLLIGISIFIFVQADTECWPVGSKGVGACWVDPEVFQHRIAAIVCAAFAIFELRVRRQHRENSKLALVFPLMCALGGAVLLTHSHAITNVKENLLVELSHVPLGICAAFAGWARWLELRLPAEDRKIPSWIWPACFVLIGLGLLNYREM, encoded by the coding sequence ATGATTCTGAAGTTAGTTGACCTCTTCGCGTTTTTCTCGGTTTTGCTCCGCGCCGGGACACTGGTCTTCCAGTCCGTGCTCATCGGTGGCGTGATGTTTCTGCTCGCCGTCGCACGCAGCTCTCCCGAAATCAATACTGACAGCGTGGCCAGAGTACGGACAGCGACCTGGCGACTGTTGCGGATCAGCGCTATCGGACTTGCGATTGTTCAACTGACTTATCTGTACGTGGATTCATCCGTACTGATGGCGACAGCCGAGATTGGCTTCGCGGGCGTGGTTGGGGCGAACTTCTTCATCTCCGGCGCCATCGTTCTCACAGCGTCAGTGATTGCGGCTTTCGCAGCAAGCGAGCGCAATCGGTTCGCACCGTGGCTGCTACCGCTGCTCGCAATCACGATCATGGGCGCCTCGGTAATGACGAACCACGCCGCCTCGCGGATGGAAGGGCGACCGCTGCTGATCGCGCTTTCGTCATTGCACGAATTGGTGACTGGATTTTGGATCGGCGGGCTGCCCTTCCTCATTCTCGGCTTGGTTCGCGCCCGCGACACCGCAACCCAATGGCAGTTGACCAAGAATTTCTCACGCTTGGCACTGTTGAGTGTCGCCCTACTGCTGCTCAGCGGCGGGTTCATGAGCATCATCTACATCGGCTCATGGAGAGCAGTTGTCGGCGCTGCCTATGGAGTGATGGTGCTGGCCAAGGCCACCATGCTGGGCGTTCTTCTTCTGTTGGGAGGAGTGAATTACCTTCTGCTGCGAGATGCAACACCGGAACAGGGACTGCCTCGATTGCGACGCCTGATTGAGGCGGAGGTTGGAATCGGCATCACGGTCATCCTGACTGCGGCCTCTCTTACTTCACAGCCCCCTGCGGTAGATCAGCCAAACGAGACCGTAAGCTTCCATCAAATTTACCAACGCCTCAAACCGACAGTGCCACGCTTTAAATACCAGTACATATCAGGACTCCCAAGTGTCGGCATCAACGCGAGTGCGAAAGGTGCGGTCATCGAGAACCGGCCCCAGATTTACAACGTGGACGGCGTGCCACGCACGGTCCATGCGATCAATGATGCCATCGAGTCCGAGTCAAACCATCACTGGATGGGGCTGGTCGTGCTCGCCATGGGATTGCTGGCTCTGTTCGCTCGCACCGGCAAGGCACAGTGGGCGGAATATTGGCCTTTGCTGCTGATAGGGATTTCGATCTTCATTTTTGTGCAGGCCGACACTGAATGTTGGCCGGTGGGATCGAAAGGGGTCGGAGCGTGTTGGGTCGATCCAGAGGTCTTCCAGCACCGCATCGCAGCTATCGTCTGCGCCGCATTCGCCATTTTCGAGTTGCGCGTGCGGCGGCAACACCGCGAGAACTCGAAGCTTGCACTCGTGTTTCCGCTTATGTGCGCTTTAGGAGGCGCCGTACTCCTAACCCACTCGCACGCCATCACGAATGTGAAGGAAAACCTTCTCGTCGAATTGAGCCACGTGCCGCTCGGCATCTGCGCCGCGTTCGCCGGATGGGCCCGCTGGCTTGAACTCAGGCTACCGGCGGAAGATCGCAAAATTCCCTCTTGGATTTGGCCTGCGTGCTTCGTTCTCATCGGACTCGGACTGCTTAATTACCGCGAGATGTGA
- a CDS encoding MBG domain-containing protein — translation MFAQSFSVRFSSSRLALRLSGLLCSCFLSASVWAAKTPTTTTLGIAPGTSVSERTILTFSATVTAGGSPVSSGQVKFCDMENATFCEEGSLLAKVWVTRTGTATLRIPLAYGSHKIQAVFQGTSTYGVSASSAQRVDVASGAVSTATRIISSQSYGYGGLYQAQVAVTGAPIPPMSGSLSMLDTTNANYNLVSISFTDSTIGFTPLASVGGTAIGQPQFTAVGDFNGDGKLDFVVVSNLANKAQVFLGDGLGSFTQGATLAADSPNAVIAADLNGDGKLDIAILNLETIAIYLGNGDGTFRLKSSPSTGDWGYGFTIGDFNDDGIPDFAVTENYLNVVQLLLGNGDGTFRLGASFPSGNNPEDIVTADFNHDGAMDLAFVNQMDYTASVLLGDGTGNFTLGSTISLSDSPYTLVVGDFNNDGIPDLGISALVQGASIFLGAGDGSFTQVSTVSCGSSANGYGMAVADFNADGKTDLVVGGTLFLGDGTGNFSVFHYVGGNGSAVSIGDFNGDGGPDLITPVYSSNSPYSGNVYLSLEQGSVSLLVAPIRVLGAGTHNVMASYSGDALNAASHSSIVAMTGAQINTTLLLNAFPEKSANLGDTVQFLATLSPQTVGAYLPTGIVTFSDGATVLGTSPLVQGLATLSTTTLTTGSHSIKAAFAGNSNFKASTSPIMVVTVAGTITPVITWATPVPITYGTPLSATQLNASTTVPGTFVYTPAAGTVLASGAQTLSVTFNPTDTTTYNPASATVQLTVNKATITVTANNATRPYGGANPSFTASYAGFVNGDTVSVLIGAPSLASSATATSPVGSYVITASLGTLAATNYSFTFVNGSLSVTQRALTITANNQSKTYGQTLTLGTTAFTSSELQNGETIGGVTLTSAGAATGASVAGSPYSITPSAATGGTFTTSNYSITYVNASLTVNKATPTVSIWPAAGAITYGQSLASSVLSGGTASVGGTFGFTTPGYIPPVAGTNAQSVTFTPADAVDYNLVSATVNVLVNKAPLTVSATATKYYGDANPTLTPTYTAFVNGDTSAALSGSPNLATTVTQTTTPGTYTITVTVGTLSSTNYSFTYVNGSFTVAKAPLAITANDRTKTAGTTLTMGTTLFTATGLKLGQTVGAVTLTSTGSGASATVAGSPYAIVPSNARTGTFNINNYAVNYVNGSLAVTQATSTTTLTSDTPDPSRAGSPFTVGFSVTPATLVPTGTVTIVMDDPAATTCTGTLNATGTGTCVMTPPVGTPNLVYTMTGTYSGDSNYLPSAPSAGRTHHVN, via the coding sequence ATGTTCGCGCAATCGTTCTCTGTCCGTTTTTCCTCGTCTCGCCTAGCTCTCCGTTTGTCAGGTCTCCTCTGCAGCTGTTTTCTTTCTGCCTCTGTTTGGGCGGCCAAAACGCCGACCACGACCACGCTCGGTATTGCGCCGGGCACATCGGTGTCCGAGCGCACGATCTTGACGTTCAGCGCGACGGTCACAGCAGGCGGAAGCCCTGTCTCTTCGGGGCAAGTTAAATTCTGCGACATGGAGAACGCAACCTTCTGCGAGGAGGGCTCTCTTCTCGCGAAGGTTTGGGTAACAAGAACGGGCACCGCGACACTGCGAATACCCCTCGCCTACGGGAGCCATAAGATCCAAGCGGTGTTCCAGGGAACGAGCACCTACGGTGTGAGTGCATCCAGCGCCCAACGGGTTGATGTCGCTTCCGGCGCCGTATCCACCGCGACGCGAATCATTTCGTCGCAATCGTACGGATATGGCGGTTTGTATCAAGCGCAAGTGGCGGTGACCGGAGCGCCGATTCCGCCAATGTCCGGCTCGCTGTCCATGCTCGACACAACCAACGCCAACTACAACCTGGTGTCGATTTCATTCACGGACTCAACGATTGGATTCACGCCACTGGCGTCGGTGGGAGGCACGGCGATCGGACAACCGCAATTCACCGCGGTTGGCGACTTCAATGGCGATGGCAAGCTGGATTTCGTGGTTGTAAGTAATCTCGCGAACAAAGCGCAAGTTTTCCTTGGCGACGGTCTCGGTTCTTTCACTCAAGGCGCCACACTGGCAGCGGACTCTCCGAACGCAGTCATAGCCGCTGATCTGAACGGTGACGGGAAGCTCGACATCGCAATCCTCAACCTCGAGACGATTGCGATTTATCTTGGGAACGGTGATGGCACATTCAGGTTGAAGTCGTCGCCCTCAACGGGTGATTGGGGCTATGGATTCACGATTGGTGATTTCAACGACGACGGCATTCCGGATTTCGCGGTTACCGAGAACTATCTCAATGTCGTGCAACTCCTGCTCGGCAACGGCGACGGCACGTTCCGTCTCGGCGCGAGTTTCCCAAGTGGCAACAATCCGGAGGACATCGTCACTGCCGACTTCAACCACGATGGCGCGATGGACCTGGCGTTCGTCAACCAAATGGATTACACGGCGTCGGTCTTGCTTGGCGATGGCACCGGCAATTTCACGCTCGGCTCGACGATCAGTTTGTCCGACAGTCCATATACCCTCGTCGTCGGCGATTTCAACAATGATGGAATCCCCGACCTTGGCATAAGCGCACTCGTACAGGGCGCTTCGATCTTCCTGGGTGCCGGCGACGGAAGCTTCACGCAAGTCTCGACGGTTTCGTGTGGATCTTCTGCGAACGGATACGGAATGGCAGTGGCGGACTTCAACGCCGACGGGAAAACGGACCTCGTGGTTGGAGGAACGCTGTTTCTCGGAGACGGCACCGGCAACTTCAGCGTGTTTCACTACGTTGGCGGCAACGGGTCAGCGGTTTCAATTGGAGACTTCAACGGTGACGGCGGTCCAGATCTGATCACGCCGGTGTACTCGTCGAATTCGCCATACAGCGGAAACGTGTATCTCTCCCTCGAGCAAGGGAGCGTTTCTCTGCTCGTCGCACCGATTCGGGTGCTTGGCGCTGGAACTCATAACGTGATGGCCAGCTACAGCGGCGATGCGCTGAACGCAGCGAGCCACTCCTCCATCGTGGCGATGACAGGCGCTCAAATCAATACGACGCTGTTGTTGAATGCCTTCCCTGAAAAATCGGCGAATCTCGGCGATACGGTACAGTTTTTGGCGACACTGTCTCCACAAACGGTCGGCGCTTATTTACCGACCGGCATTGTGACCTTTAGCGACGGGGCGACGGTTCTCGGTACATCTCCCTTGGTTCAGGGTCTGGCGACACTTAGCACTACTACCTTGACGACGGGATCGCATTCCATCAAGGCCGCGTTCGCCGGAAACTCGAACTTTAAAGCTTCCACTTCGCCGATAATGGTGGTGACCGTAGCCGGCACGATTACGCCCGTCATAACCTGGGCAACGCCCGTTCCGATTACGTACGGAACTCCTCTTAGTGCGACCCAATTGAACGCCTCGACTACGGTGCCGGGGACGTTTGTCTATACGCCAGCCGCGGGAACGGTTCTGGCGTCGGGAGCGCAAACGCTTTCGGTGACGTTCAACCCGACCGATACCACCACCTATAACCCGGCAAGCGCGACGGTGCAGTTGACGGTGAACAAGGCGACGATCACGGTAACCGCGAACAATGCCACTCGGCCCTATGGCGGCGCGAATCCGTCGTTTACTGCTAGCTATGCGGGATTCGTGAACGGAGACACTGTTTCCGTGTTGATCGGAGCACCCAGTCTGGCCAGCAGCGCGACAGCGACAAGTCCGGTGGGAAGCTACGTCATTACGGCGTCGCTGGGCACGCTTGCAGCTACGAACTATTCATTCACCTTCGTCAATGGCAGCCTTTCAGTCACGCAGCGGGCACTAACAATCACCGCAAACAATCAGAGCAAAACCTACGGCCAGACGCTGACGCTGGGAACCACGGCATTCACCTCCTCGGAACTTCAGAACGGAGAAACGATTGGAGGCGTAACCCTTACGAGCGCAGGCGCCGCGACTGGCGCTTCGGTGGCGGGCTCTCCCTATTCGATTACCCCGAGCGCTGCGACCGGCGGCACGTTCACCACGAGCAACTACAGCATTACTTACGTAAACGCTTCATTGACGGTCAACAAAGCGACTCCCACGGTGAGCATCTGGCCGGCGGCGGGAGCTATCACTTACGGCCAGAGCCTGGCTTCCTCCGTGTTGTCCGGTGGAACCGCCTCAGTGGGCGGGACGTTCGGCTTCACAACACCCGGCTACATTCCGCCAGTCGCCGGAACCAACGCGCAAAGCGTGACATTCACGCCGGCGGATGCTGTGGATTACAACCTCGTGAGCGCGACAGTAAACGTGCTGGTGAATAAAGCGCCGCTCACGGTGAGCGCCACCGCAACCAAATACTACGGCGATGCGAATCCGACCCTCACGCCGACATATACCGCATTTGTGAACGGGGACACATCCGCAGCACTCTCTGGTTCGCCAAACCTCGCGACGACCGTCACGCAGACCACAACGCCGGGCACCTACACGATTACTGTAACCGTCGGCACCTTGAGTTCTACCAATTATTCGTTCACCTACGTGAATGGAAGCTTCACAGTTGCGAAAGCCCCACTCGCGATTACCGCGAACGACCGTACGAAAACCGCCGGTACAACCTTGACGATGGGTACGACGTTGTTCACCGCGACGGGATTGAAACTCGGTCAAACGGTTGGTGCAGTCACGCTCACGAGTACCGGATCTGGGGCTTCCGCTACGGTTGCTGGTTCACCATACGCAATCGTGCCCAGTAATGCACGCACCGGAACTTTCAACATCAACAATTATGCTGTGAACTATGTGAACGGATCACTTGCGGTCACGCAGGCGACAAGCACTACCACGCTCACGTCCGACACACCGGATCCGTCACGGGCTGGATCTCCGTTTACAGTGGGATTCAGCGTCACACCAGCGACGCTCGTTCCGACGGGAACGGTAACGATCGTGATGGACGATCCCGCCGCAACAACTTGCACCGGGACGCTGAACGCAACTGGTACTGGTACATGCGTGATGACACCGCCAGTGGGCACTCCAAACCTCGTCTATACGATGACCGGCACTTACTCTGGAGACAGCAATTACCTGCCGTCCGCACCATCGGCGGGCAGAACTCATCACGTCAACTAG
- a CDS encoding UDP-2,3-diacylglucosamine diphosphatase, producing the protein MQAPACDTLLLSDVHLGSDISRAREALAVLDSCSYRRLILLGDIFSDLNFARLNGDHWKFLSQIRKLSNRKRRIEVVWVEGNHDQGLSKVMSHLVGIPVYQRYVWEFQGKRHLAIHGHQFDRFVANNAFISRVGELLFAQIQKLDHRKKTFSRYLDRINTRWLRLESKVAAGALAYAKSGHIDRIFCGHTHATAQIERDGVEYFNTGCWIDARPSYITIGEEGVTIREYDGGAYHCYPSEEREPEPAGSLDLFEQAGLSAVGAYQSIRC; encoded by the coding sequence ATGCAGGCACCAGCGTGCGACACGTTGCTCCTGTCGGATGTGCATCTCGGTTCGGACATCAGCCGCGCCCGAGAAGCCCTCGCAGTTCTTGATTCCTGTTCGTATCGCAGGCTCATTCTTCTCGGCGACATCTTTTCCGACCTGAACTTTGCGCGCCTCAATGGCGACCACTGGAAATTCCTCTCCCAAATCCGCAAGCTCTCGAACCGGAAGCGGCGGATCGAAGTGGTTTGGGTAGAGGGAAATCACGACCAGGGTCTCTCCAAAGTCATGTCGCACCTGGTCGGCATCCCGGTTTATCAGCGCTACGTTTGGGAATTTCAGGGCAAACGCCATCTCGCAATTCACGGACACCAGTTCGACCGCTTCGTCGCCAATAATGCATTCATAAGCCGGGTTGGAGAGCTTCTTTTCGCGCAAATCCAGAAGCTCGATCATCGGAAGAAGACGTTCTCTCGCTATCTTGATCGCATCAACACACGATGGCTGCGGCTGGAATCGAAGGTCGCTGCCGGCGCCTTGGCGTACGCGAAATCCGGCCACATTGACCGCATCTTCTGCGGACACACCCACGCTACCGCCCAGATCGAGCGCGACGGCGTGGAGTACTTCAACACCGGATGCTGGATTGACGCGCGGCCCAGCTACATCACTATCGGCGAGGAAGGAGTCACCATCCGTGAATACGACGGCGGAGCTTACCATTGTTATCCCAGCGAAGAACGAGAGCCGGAACCTGCCGGGTCTCTTGACCTCTTTGAGCAGGCAGGATTATCCGCAGTTGGCGCGTACCAAAGTATTCGTTGCTGA